The following proteins are encoded in a genomic region of Liolophura sinensis isolate JHLJ2023 chromosome 7, CUHK_Ljap_v2, whole genome shotgun sequence:
- the LOC135471057 gene encoding chloride channel CLIC-like protein 1, translated as MVGLKMTKYTVLICAVLISELILQGVAQSQDKEDWIDPFDMINFDHASGKMTQPAQKAEAPKKAKEVKSTAEAHVPLNGSGGMAKNRKGGSVKSEEVQTTTSQTPHNNQQRETIKNTSPPERPAHHSPVYKTLYRKHVKMLLAKWNSQASEGDVAVNMVISLSTSDLSLLRSFCETGHGHASDVDEILQKMIIRVDLPNSSNAEGYFEVKALGISLSTLIQILAIIALLCVILRFQMTLKASWFQILIKLVFLMFFISVPWTWYHMYKQEEARQQSELMKNIPEVCLKRKLAWYELVAEYARSAFTLSEDQCARYYEQMLVDPFWRVAPTEALAVATVRFFVSPMKHIGKGLSEFIREMFQHLPVILWPVILVCGMIILILLLLFVFGYSIRVPFFLSIESSQSTSLKHRLEVMTAQASSKDKQIEALLDKLQRSDKEHLSITSSAPRLDTVLDAVQGQRTLPESSRAHLSISDGNVQDNRNCVQSMRVETLNSDLMSALSTAEPINPALMEHAPKLSACPSPLDGMPTDVSQPNLQPSPFKQLPYSNNASKPEKTPEKESKVDYSTGDHQSLKPLQSNVHSLPHSHEPSHVEDIPVSMTRMV; from the exons ATGGTTGGTCTGAAAATGACGAAATATACTGTCCTTATTTGTGCTGTGTTGATAAGTGAACTAATACTCCAAGGGGTTGCACAATCACAAGACAAAGAAGACTGGATTGATCCGTTTGACATGATTAATTTTGACCATGCTTCTGGCAAGATGACCCAGCCTGCTCAGAAA GCAGAAGCACCAAAGAAAGCTAAGGAAGTGAAGTCTACAGCAGAGGCACATGTTCCACTTAATGGTAGTGGAGGAATGGCTAAAAACAGAAAAGGAGGTAGTGTCAAATCAGAAGAGGTGCAGACAACAACTAGCCAAACACCTCACAACAACCAgcaaagggagacaatcaaGAACACATCGCCCCCTGAGAGACCTGCACATCATAGTCCAGtgtacaaaacattgtacagaaagcatgttaaaatgttacttGCTAAATGGAACAGCCAG GCATCAGAGGGTGATGTGGCTGTTAATATGGTTATATCCCTGTCAACCAGTGACCTCAGCCTTCTCAGATCTTTCTGTGAAACAGGTCATGGACATGCCTCCGACGTAGATGAAATATTACAGAAGATGATCATTCGTGTGGATTTACCAAACAGTTCAAATGCCGAGGGATATTTCGAGGTTAAAGCCTTGGGCATTTCTTTATCCACTTTGATACAG ATCCTTGCTATCATTGCACTACTCTGTGTCATTCTTCGGTTTCAAATGACACTAAAGGCATCATGGTTCCAGATACTCATTAAACTGGTCTTTCTGATGTTTTTCATCAGCGTCCCCTGGACCTGGTATCATATGTATAAG CAAGAGGAAGCAAGGCAGCAAAGTGAGTTGATGAAGAATATCCCAGAGGTGTGTCTGAAGCGCAAGTTGGCATGGTATGAGTTGGTGGCTGAGTATGCCCGTTCAGCCTTCACGCTGTCAGAGGACCAGTGTGCCAGATACTATGAGCAGATGCTGGTTGACCCCTTCTGGAGAGTGGCACCCACTgag GCTCTTGCAGTAGCCACTGTGAGGTTTTTTGTGAGCCCAATGAAGCACATAGGGAAGGGATTAAGTGAGTTTATTAGGGAGATGTTCCAACACTTGCCCGTCATTCTGTGGCCTGTTATACTGGTGTGTGGGATGATCATCCTTATTCTACTGCTGCTGTTCGTGTTTGGATACAGCATCCGTGTGCCCTTCTTCCTCTCTATAGAGTCCAGTCAGTCTACCAGCTTGAAACACAGACTTGAAGTCATGACTGCACAGGCGTCATCAAAGGACAAACAG ATTGAAGCCTTACTTGATAAACTACAGAGGTCTGACAAAGAGCATTTGAGTATTACCAGCTCTGCCCCTCGACTTGATACGGTGCTCGACGCAGTTCAAGGGCAGAGAACTCTGCCAGAATCCTCCAGGGCTCACTTGTCAATTTCAGATGGCAATGTACAGGATAACAGGAATTGTGTTCAATCCATGAGGGTTGAGACCTTGAACTCTGACCTTATGTCAGCCTTATCTACCGCAGAACCCATCAATCCTGCACTGATGGAACATGCCCCAAAATTATCAGCTTGCCCTAGTCCCTTAGACGGCATGCCCACTGATGTAAGTCAGCCAAATCTCCAGCCTAGTCCATTCAAACAGCTACCTTACTCTAACAATGCCTCCAAACCAGAAAAGACACCAGAGAAGGAGAGTAAGGTAGACTATTCCACTGGTGATCACCAATCCCTGAAGCCTCTCCAATCAAATGTGCACAGTTTACCCCATTCCCATGAGCCTTCCCATGTTGAAGACATACCTGTCAGTATGACACGGATGGTGTGA
- the LOC135471580 gene encoding cytochrome b-c1 complex subunit 6, mitochondrial-like — protein sequence MMVLDNKVLAASDPKPEEPEEDEEEELEDPQDTLKEECREKAECQKLRAVLEECNDRVNSKSKTSETCDQELYDFVHCVDHCVAKSLFSRLK from the exons ATGATGGTGCTCGACAATAAAGTCCTAGCTGCCTCTGACCCAAAGCCTGAG GAGCCAGAGGAAGATGAGGAAGAGGAGCTAGAG GATCCACAAGACACACTGAAGGAAGAATGCAGGGAGAAAGCAGAGTGTCAGAAATTACGGGCCGTTTTAGAGGAGTGTAATGACAGAGTAAACAGTAAATCCAAGACCTCAGAAACCTGTGATCAGGAGCTGTATGATTTTGTACACTGCGTGGATCATTGT GTTGCCAAATCATTATTCTCCAGACTAAAATAA